The Tripterygium wilfordii isolate XIE 37 chromosome 5, ASM1340144v1, whole genome shotgun sequence genome window below encodes:
- the LOC119998891 gene encoding ATP-dependent Clp protease adapter protein CLPS2, chloroplastic-like, with product MAVTGALTTSFLPTRIRHLQLPSVSSSQRQNMPKGWAVCQSVSVNARFGSSKGGAGVLERPTFDQSQFDPSTQVLEGGDIGRLKDKKGPGSGDSYRVLLIDDVRHTEKLVAKLLPQVVPFVTPDDARRFFQVSRENGVAIVIVTVKEHAEFYSQMMIRSGLRSTIEPDSSIV from the exons ATGGCCGTCACAGGAGCGTTAACGACTTCGTTTTTGCCAACGCGAATACGGCATCTGCAGCTTCCCTCTGTGTCTTCGAGTCAGAGGCAAAACATGCCGAAAGGATGGGCTGTTTGCCAATCTGTTAGTGTGAACGCCAGGTTTGGATCTTCCAAGGGTGGTGCCGGTGTCTTGGAACGGCCGACTTTCGATCAGTCACAATTCGACCCTTCTACACAAGTTCTTgaag GAGGAGATATTGGACGATTGAAGGACAAAAAAGGTCCGGGGAGTGGAGACAGTTACAGAGTTCTGCTGATTGATGATGTTCGTCATACAGAGAAGTTAG TTGCAAAGCTGCTGCCCCAAGTTGTTCCATTTGTTACCCCTGATGACGCAAGAAGATTTTTCCAAGTATCTCGTGAAAATGGAGTTGCAATTGTTATTGTCACTGTTAAG GAGCATGCGGAGTTCTATTCCCAAATGATGATACGCAGTGGGTTAAGGTCAACAATTGAGCCTGATTCAAGCATTGTATGA